The following proteins come from a genomic window of Leptospira andrefontaineae:
- a CDS encoding cobalt-precorrin 5A hydrolase → MIQNRKPYAIYVITKHGLKTGTELFHSLKEADLFVSPKFISEAPKESKLLSLPMEPTLRETFMEYDCHIFVISVGAVVRMISPLLVSKKTDPAVLCIDDQAKFTICVLSGHVGRGNFFTQKISNLLENIPVITTASDVSGTLTVDILGRDLGWSLEDQDRNVTRACAAVVNETKVLFVQETGEPHFWSLEKGLPKGVEYSNNLENVNPKDYEILLIASDRTDIKTKTPDIYSNSVIYRPKSLILGLGCDKGIQTEVVENGIQKVLKEYNLSFESIKAIASVDAKKEEPAFLEISKKYGWEFTTFPSEKLDQVEGISEISKAASEYVGTRSVSEASALLLSGSDKLLVTKQKYKETEGGKNLTVAIARIPFATRLEIHSPSLEKV, encoded by the coding sequence ATGATTCAGAATAGAAAACCTTACGCGATATACGTAATAACTAAACACGGCCTAAAGACAGGGACGGAATTATTCCATTCTTTAAAGGAAGCAGATCTATTCGTTTCTCCTAAATTCATCTCAGAAGCTCCAAAAGAATCTAAACTTTTAAGTCTTCCGATGGAGCCTACATTAAGAGAGACTTTCATGGAATACGATTGTCATATTTTCGTGATCAGCGTGGGTGCCGTAGTTCGAATGATCTCCCCTCTTCTGGTAAGTAAGAAAACGGATCCCGCTGTTCTTTGTATAGATGATCAGGCAAAGTTTACCATCTGTGTTTTGTCTGGCCATGTAGGAAGAGGCAATTTTTTTACCCAGAAAATTTCAAATCTCCTTGAGAATATTCCGGTAATCACAACTGCATCCGATGTTTCAGGGACTTTGACTGTAGACATTCTAGGAAGGGACCTGGGTTGGAGTTTAGAAGACCAAGATAGAAATGTAACCAGAGCTTGCGCTGCAGTAGTAAATGAAACAAAGGTCCTATTCGTTCAGGAAACTGGCGAACCTCATTTTTGGTCTTTAGAAAAAGGTCTTCCTAAGGGAGTAGAGTATTCTAATAATTTAGAAAATGTAAATCCTAAAGATTATGAAATCTTATTAATTGCGAGCGATCGAACAGATATCAAGACTAAAACTCCTGATATATATTCCAATTCAGTAATTTATCGACCTAAATCTTTGATTTTAGGATTAGGATGTGATAAAGGGATCCAAACCGAAGTCGTTGAAAATGGGATCCAAAAAGTATTAAAAGAATATAACCTCTCTTTTGAAAGTATAAAGGCAATCGCAAGTGTAGATGCCAAAAAAGAAGAACCTGCATTTTTAGAAATTTCAAAAAAATACGGATGGGAATTTACAACCTTCCCTTCGGAAAAATTAGATCAAGTAGAAGGAATTTCAGAAATTTCTAAAGCCGCTTCGGAATATGTAGGAACGCGGTCCGTAAGTGAAGCATCTGCACTTCTTCTTTCCGGTTCTGATAAATTACTCGTAACAAAGCAAAAGTATAAAGAAACAGAAGGTGGAAAAAATTTAACGGTAGCGATTGCGAGAATACCTTTTGCTACAAGATTAGAAATTCACTCGCCAAGTTTGGAAAAAGTATGA
- a CDS encoding DUF3209 family protein, whose translation MACHEIAALRLGMMNVLGIKDESVIQHEKNEIGTEALSSPGPIQSLTTANNFDDLIRFFEASLVELEQTISKLPSGDPKSGYYTSLLILTKKVELDLKNSAKSFQTLYLDLEEMHDFVHEIYPS comes from the coding sequence ATGGCATGTCATGAAATCGCAGCATTAAGATTAGGAATGATGAATGTTCTTGGGATCAAGGACGAATCCGTCATCCAACATGAAAAAAATGAGATAGGGACAGAAGCTCTTTCTTCTCCAGGACCGATCCAGTCTTTGACGACTGCAAATAACTTTGATGATCTGATCAGATTTTTCGAAGCAAGTTTAGTGGAATTAGAACAAACAATTTCGAAACTTCCTTCCGGAGATCCTAAATCCGGATATTATACTTCTCTTTTGATACTTACCAAAAAAGTAGAATTAGATCTCAAAAATTCCGCTAAGTCATTCCAAACACTGTATCTTGACTTAGAAGAAATGCATGATTTCGTGCATGAGATCTATCCTTCTTAG
- a CDS encoding cobyrinate a,c-diamide synthase has product MIQEIKIPRILISGTGSGTGKTTFTIALTKALQAKGLKVSVFKCGPDYLDPGYHSFVTGKTCQNLDGWLMGKESVISSFVSASKGSDISIIEGVMGLFDGHSPNSEAGSTAEIAKWLQIPTIILIDASGMAATFSAIASGIKNYDPQVPIQGFVANFIGSKSHLSIIETASIPLPVLGGFPKSYEHSFPERHLGLRTAGPDILTEEKLSFWQSLSENWLDIDKILEIANSAPSILSETLAAVQSKDKDCKIGVAYDEAFHFYYEENFKKLREEGAELIFFSPLRDTKLPEVDGLYFGGGYPELFADSLSKNKDLTEDIRSFASSERPIYAECGGLMYLSSEIQNIEGQSFPMVGLIPGKAIMGPKLKSLGYVEVHTEKRTIIGEAGIRFRGHQFRYSDLILENEDESLFSYHIRKRKSERTTREGYTISNVLASYVHAHWASNPEIPKNFIASCRRFKI; this is encoded by the coding sequence ATGATACAAGAGATCAAAATACCTAGAATATTGATCTCCGGAACCGGGAGCGGAACCGGAAAGACCACATTTACAATAGCGCTTACTAAAGCATTACAAGCCAAAGGCCTCAAAGTTTCCGTATTCAAATGTGGACCCGATTATCTAGATCCCGGCTATCATTCTTTCGTTACCGGCAAAACCTGCCAAAATCTGGACGGCTGGTTGATGGGAAAAGAATCCGTAATCTCCAGTTTTGTAAGTGCAAGCAAAGGATCAGATATTTCAATCATAGAAGGAGTAATGGGATTATTCGACGGTCATTCTCCGAATTCGGAAGCAGGATCCACTGCAGAAATTGCAAAATGGCTTCAAATACCCACTATCATATTGATAGATGCATCCGGAATGGCGGCCACTTTCTCCGCTATCGCTTCCGGTATAAAAAATTATGATCCTCAAGTTCCAATCCAAGGTTTTGTTGCGAATTTTATAGGAAGTAAAAGCCATCTTTCCATTATAGAAACTGCAAGTATTCCATTGCCTGTCCTAGGGGGATTTCCTAAGTCTTATGAACATTCCTTCCCGGAAAGACATTTGGGACTTCGTACTGCCGGTCCGGATATTCTAACGGAAGAAAAACTTTCTTTCTGGCAGAGTCTATCTGAAAATTGGCTGGATATAGATAAGATCTTGGAAATCGCAAATTCTGCACCATCGATCCTTTCAGAAACGTTAGCGGCTGTTCAAAGCAAAGATAAAGATTGTAAGATCGGCGTTGCTTACGATGAAGCATTCCACTTTTATTATGAAGAGAATTTTAAAAAATTAAGGGAAGAAGGAGCAGAACTTATTTTCTTTTCTCCTTTAAGGGATACAAAACTCCCGGAAGTAGATGGTTTATATTTTGGAGGTGGATATCCGGAATTATTCGCAGACAGTTTATCAAAAAATAAAGATCTAACCGAAGATATCAGAAGTTTTGCAAGTTCAGAAAGACCTATCTATGCAGAATGCGGAGGATTAATGTATCTTTCTTCCGAGATCCAAAACATAGAAGGACAAAGTTTTCCCATGGTGGGGCTTATCCCGGGAAAAGCGATCATGGGGCCTAAACTAAAAAGTTTAGGCTATGTAGAAGTTCATACCGAAAAAAGAACCATCATAGGAGAAGCTGGAATACGTTTCAGAGGACACCAATTCAGATATTCAGATCTAATTTTAGAAAATGAAGATGAGTCATTATTTTCCTATCATATTAGAAAACGTAAATCTGAACGAACGACTAGGGAAGGTTATACAATTTCAAATGTTTTAGCGAGTTATGTGCATGCACATTGGGCTTCCAATCCGGAAATCCCAAAAAACTTTATAGCGTCTTGTAGGAGATTTAAAATTTGA
- the cobM gene encoding precorrin-4 C(11)-methyltransferase translates to MKVYIIGAGPGDPDLITIKGARLVETCPIVLYTGSLVPQRVIERAAPTATVLDSSKMTLEEIISILEEAKKKDQDVARVHTGDPSIFGSTAEQMRKMDELEIPYEIIPGVSSFTAAAAMLGKELTLPEVSQSVVITRAEGRTPMPEKEKLETFASTGATLVFFLSVLHIRKIVEELIPHYGKDCPVSVVQKATWPEQKIVTGTLETIVSKVKEEKITATAIIFVGKVLDCHDFADSRLYASDFSHKFRKANKKETISETT, encoded by the coding sequence ATGAAAGTATATATTATTGGCGCCGGTCCGGGAGATCCGGATCTGATCACAATCAAAGGAGCGAGACTCGTAGAAACCTGCCCTATCGTTCTTTATACAGGATCTCTTGTACCTCAAAGAGTAATAGAAAGAGCGGCTCCAACCGCTACAGTATTAGATTCTTCTAAAATGACTTTGGAAGAGATCATTTCCATCTTGGAAGAAGCCAAGAAGAAGGACCAGGACGTTGCAAGAGTTCATACGGGAGATCCTTCGATTTTCGGATCCACAGCTGAACAAATGAGAAAAATGGATGAGTTGGAGATCCCTTACGAGATCATCCCCGGAGTTTCCTCTTTTACTGCGGCTGCTGCGATGCTTGGAAAGGAACTTACTCTTCCCGAAGTTTCTCAATCAGTAGTGATCACTAGGGCAGAAGGAAGAACTCCTATGCCGGAAAAAGAAAAGTTAGAAACTTTCGCCTCCACTGGAGCAACTCTAGTATTCTTTCTAAGTGTTTTACATATTCGTAAAATTGTAGAGGAACTCATTCCCCATTATGGCAAAGACTGTCCCGTATCCGTTGTACAGAAGGCGACTTGGCCGGAACAAAAGATTGTAACCGGAACCCTGGAAACTATAGTATCTAAGGTAAAAGAAGAAAAAATCACTGCAACGGCGATCATCTTCGTAGGCAAAGTACTGGACTGTCATGATTTTGCAGATTCAAGGCTTTATGCTTCTGACTTTTCTCATAAATTCAGAAAAGCTAATAAAAAAGAAACCATTTCGGAAACCACATGA
- the cbiE gene encoding precorrin-6y C5,15-methyltransferase (decarboxylating) subunit CbiE: MKAVTVIGIGDDGCVGLSSKAMGAVARARVLAGGERHLDFFPQFDGERIIIKNDIVRTAEKIAELSAEHTICVLASGDPLFFGIGNLILKKVGRDHVEFIPAPSSVQNAFSKIGVKWDDASFLSLHGRPIEGLITKLQSISKIACLTDETNSPPKIAKYLLNYSETDWKAFVCENLGGKEEKVREFELETLAETSDISDLNVIILIRKDPNWKPSPLLPFLAEDEYAKRLPKKGLITKKEVRILSLSALEIRPDSLVWDIGAGSGAVSIEAARIAKEGKVYAIEVDSEGIEICQQNILSHKTDNVHLIHGKAPQVLADLPAPDCVFIGGSKGNMKEIIELSFQRLSMGGCLVANAITLDNVSEAYKTFRDMDLIPEVSLINISRGQKLADYLRYEALNPIHIFKIRKS; this comes from the coding sequence TTGAAAGCAGTCACTGTTATAGGTATAGGAGATGATGGTTGTGTCGGACTCTCCAGCAAAGCAATGGGGGCAGTTGCAAGAGCAAGAGTTCTCGCGGGTGGTGAAAGACACCTAGACTTCTTTCCTCAATTTGATGGAGAAAGGATCATTATTAAAAATGATATTGTTAGAACTGCAGAGAAAATTGCAGAACTTTCTGCGGAGCATACGATATGTGTTCTTGCTTCAGGGGATCCTTTGTTTTTCGGGATCGGAAATTTGATCTTAAAAAAAGTAGGAAGAGATCATGTTGAATTTATTCCTGCTCCAAGTTCCGTTCAAAATGCTTTTTCTAAAATTGGGGTTAAATGGGACGACGCTTCCTTTCTTTCCTTACACGGAAGACCGATAGAAGGGCTTATTACAAAATTACAAAGTATATCTAAGATTGCCTGCCTAACCGACGAAACAAATTCACCTCCCAAGATCGCTAAATATTTATTAAATTATTCTGAAACAGATTGGAAAGCATTCGTTTGTGAAAACTTAGGAGGAAAGGAAGAAAAGGTCCGTGAATTCGAACTAGAAACTTTGGCAGAGACTTCCGATATTTCAGATTTAAATGTTATTATCCTAATTAGAAAAGATCCGAATTGGAAACCTTCTCCTCTTCTTCCTTTTTTAGCGGAAGATGAATATGCAAAACGCCTGCCTAAAAAAGGACTAATCACTAAAAAGGAAGTTAGAATACTTTCACTCTCCGCGTTGGAAATCCGGCCAGACTCTTTGGTTTGGGATATTGGTGCAGGCTCTGGAGCGGTTTCCATAGAAGCAGCAAGAATCGCTAAAGAAGGAAAAGTATACGCAATCGAAGTTGATTCGGAAGGAATAGAGATCTGCCAGCAAAACATTCTCTCGCATAAAACAGATAACGTTCATTTAATACATGGAAAAGCTCCTCAGGTATTGGCCGACCTCCCTGCCCCAGATTGTGTATTTATAGGAGGATCGAAAGGGAATATGAAAGAGATCATAGAACTTTCTTTTCAAAGATTGAGCATGGGAGGCTGCTTAGTTGCAAATGCAATCACCTTAGACAATGTATCAGAAGCTTACAAAACTTTCAGAGACATGGATTTAATCCCGGAAGTGAGCCTAATCAATATTTCAAGAGGACAAAAACTCGCGGATTATCTCAGATATGAGGCGCTAAACCCAATCCATATATTTAAAATTAGGAAATCATAA
- a CDS encoding FAD-dependent oxidoreductase, translated as MSQKFLKLIRKENVSPSSDIYHFERADGLPFEFVGGQYVILNTGNDGDGKAIKRAYSILSSDSKTDSFQICVKRLGTGKASSILPELKLGSELEYSGPWGKFVGDPTWPPPGFSLILATDTGITSLAGLLLSKKFAKSLDSTITVWLKTKEEDFLSEQELRKILLGVPNFPNIFQIPPISAPDRVPTVLEILKSILGDCTVPENAFLSGDGNILREVRSELVRLGTLESRIGMEAFFNTQRNPSPVVTLG; from the coding sequence TTGAGCCAGAAATTTCTCAAACTAATCCGTAAGGAAAACGTAAGTCCTTCTTCAGATATCTACCATTTTGAAAGAGCAGATGGTTTGCCTTTCGAATTTGTAGGAGGACAATACGTTATCCTAAATACCGGAAATGATGGTGATGGAAAGGCGATTAAGAGGGCTTATTCCATTTTATCCTCAGATTCCAAAACGGATTCTTTTCAGATTTGTGTGAAACGTTTAGGAACTGGAAAAGCTTCCAGTATTCTACCCGAATTAAAATTAGGATCGGAATTGGAATATTCAGGTCCTTGGGGGAAATTTGTAGGAGATCCAACATGGCCTCCTCCTGGCTTTTCTCTCATTCTGGCAACGGATACCGGGATTACTTCTCTTGCCGGACTTCTTCTTTCCAAAAAATTCGCAAAAAGTTTGGACAGCACAATAACAGTTTGGCTCAAAACAAAAGAGGAAGATTTTCTTTCCGAGCAAGAATTAAGAAAAATTCTCTTAGGAGTTCCCAATTTTCCAAATATATTCCAAATCCCTCCAATTTCAGCCCCTGATCGGGTTCCAACTGTATTAGAAATTTTGAAATCGATCTTAGGAGATTGCACCGTTCCAGAGAACGCATTCTTAAGCGGGGACGGAAATATTTTAAGAGAAGTTAGATCCGAACTAGTTCGTTTAGGAACATTAGAATCCAGGATCGGAATGGAAGCATTCTTCAATACTCAAAGAAATCCTTCACCGGTTGTAACTCTCGGATAA
- the cobJ gene encoding precorrin-3B C(17)-methyltransferase, with translation MNETPKGKLNIVGIGPGNDSHITPAALAAIKEADSIIGYTTYINLVKHHLSGKQVTRTGMTEEITRAQTAVESAKSGQTVTLISSGDAGVYGMAGLVFEVLRKTGWKKGDSPEIKMIPGISADSSCGSLVGAPMVHDSARISLSDLLTPWTVIENRIESAAKGDFVINLYNPASGRRQRQIVEAARIIKKYRPGTTPVALVKSAYRRQENIQFSDLDHFLEFEIGMNTTVIIGSSQSFVYEGFFVTPRGYGNKYSLDDGSLKPGQNRAVSLRTENDLASRIPKESPSPNLNITKIQGAFVKTSTTVFEHEKEEIVEAHDSSVATALRALNFLENSPKKKDAQILELRSEEKIQYLGRIGGAILYRNEEDYYLIGKLKRPTDLETFGFYNSAEQDQKWTKLNIKDDSIVSQNQFDILISFSSEDSPEEVYDLFSIYRNSSISERLWNYVLDNSKKILWESNQYTDARWLGHSPKQVWSSFRDNILKCD, from the coding sequence ATGAACGAAACTCCAAAAGGAAAATTGAATATTGTTGGGATAGGCCCAGGGAACGATTCGCATATTACCCCTGCTGCATTAGCGGCCATCAAAGAAGCAGATTCAATAATCGGATACACTACTTATATCAATCTTGTAAAACATCATCTGAGCGGAAAACAAGTCACTCGCACAGGAATGACAGAAGAGATCACTCGCGCTCAAACCGCAGTGGAATCTGCAAAGTCAGGACAAACTGTAACGTTGATATCTTCAGGAGACGCAGGCGTTTATGGGATGGCAGGTCTTGTATTTGAAGTTTTACGAAAGACTGGTTGGAAAAAAGGAGATTCACCTGAGATCAAAATGATCCCAGGGATAAGTGCCGATAGTTCTTGCGGTTCCCTTGTAGGAGCTCCAATGGTCCATGATTCTGCAAGAATTTCTCTCTCCGATCTTTTGACTCCTTGGACTGTGATCGAAAATCGTATAGAATCAGCAGCCAAAGGAGACTTTGTAATTAATTTATATAATCCAGCTTCCGGCAGAAGACAAAGACAGATTGTGGAAGCTGCTCGTATCATCAAAAAATATAGGCCGGGGACAACACCCGTCGCTCTTGTAAAGAGTGCATATCGCAGACAAGAGAATATTCAGTTTTCTGATCTAGATCATTTTTTGGAATTCGAGATCGGGATGAATACTACAGTAATCATAGGATCTTCACAATCTTTTGTGTATGAAGGATTTTTTGTAACTCCCAGAGGATACGGAAACAAATACTCTCTTGATGACGGTTCATTAAAACCCGGACAAAACAGAGCAGTATCCCTGAGAACGGAAAATGATCTGGCAAGTAGGATCCCGAAAGAATCACCTTCTCCTAATTTAAATATTACTAAAATACAAGGTGCATTCGTCAAAACAAGCACCACTGTTTTTGAACATGAGAAAGAAGAAATTGTCGAAGCCCACGATTCTTCCGTGGCAACTGCGCTAAGAGCATTAAATTTTTTAGAAAATTCTCCTAAAAAGAAGGATGCTCAGATCTTAGAATTAAGATCCGAAGAAAAAATCCAATATTTAGGCAGAATTGGTGGGGCAATTCTTTATCGAAATGAAGAGGATTACTATTTAATCGGAAAACTAAAACGTCCTACTGACTTAGAAACATTTGGTTTTTATAATTCAGCGGAACAAGATCAAAAGTGGACAAAACTGAATATTAAAGACGATTCTATCGTTTCTCAAAATCAATTCGATATTCTGATCTCTTTTTCTTCGGAAGATTCTCCGGAAGAAGTTTATGATCTATTTTCCATATATAGGAATTCGTCCATCAGCGAAAGACTTTGGAATTATGTTTTAGATAATAGCAAAAAGATTCTCTGGGAGAGTAATCAATATACGGATGCAAGATGGTTGGGACATTCCCCAAAACAAGTCTGGTCCTCTTTCAGAGATAATATTTTAAAATGCGACTGA
- the cobI gene encoding precorrin-2 C(20)-methyltransferase, translating into MNVKTKYGKLYGVGVGPGATDLITLRAVNVLNTVPVLAIPKSSESLPSFSWRVCSPVVQENETQEKLFLHFPMTKDPNILIPAWDKAFKEIGLRLEKGLDVAFITQGDPSVYSSWSYLLDEAPERWPGIEIEIVPAVSSITAIPASLLTPLADGRERFCVLPATYGLEDLEKLIQDFDTIVLTKVGQVVPELIRILKEQNILENATYVSYGTTDRQRIVKDIESIKNETCDYFSMVVISIRKRKGVLRGISDDSE; encoded by the coding sequence ATGAATGTAAAAACAAAATACGGAAAATTATACGGAGTTGGAGTTGGTCCAGGTGCAACTGATCTCATTACTCTTAGAGCGGTAAACGTCCTGAATACTGTTCCGGTTCTTGCGATTCCGAAAAGTAGCGAATCACTTCCTTCTTTTTCCTGGAGAGTATGTTCCCCTGTAGTTCAAGAAAATGAAACACAAGAAAAATTATTCTTACATTTTCCAATGACTAAAGATCCGAATATACTTATTCCGGCCTGGGATAAGGCATTCAAAGAAATAGGCCTTAGATTAGAAAAAGGTTTGGATGTTGCATTCATCACACAAGGAGACCCTTCCGTATATAGCTCCTGGAGCTATCTATTAGATGAAGCTCCAGAAAGATGGCCAGGTATCGAGATAGAAATTGTTCCGGCAGTTTCTTCCATTACAGCTATCCCGGCAAGTTTACTTACACCTCTTGCTGACGGAAGAGAAAGATTTTGTGTTCTTCCAGCAACCTACGGTCTGGAAGATCTGGAAAAACTTATCCAAGATTTTGATACGATTGTTCTGACCAAGGTAGGACAGGTAGTCCCGGAATTAATAAGAATATTAAAAGAACAGAATATTCTAGAAAATGCAACCTACGTTTCTTACGGAACTACGGATCGCCAAAGGATCGTAAAAGATATCGAATCTATTAAGAATGAAACCTGTGATTATTTTTCCATGGTTGTCATTTCCATTCGAAAACGAAAAGGCGTGCTAAGAGGGATTTCAGATGATTCAGAATAG
- the cobO gene encoding cob(I)yrinic acid a,c-diamide adenosyltransferase — translation MSSSPDKKGLILVFTGPGKGKTTAALGILFRALGRGMKCGVVQFLKGKWETGERKFAKTIADLDFHVMGLGFTWESDDLDSDKKAARSAWEKSCDMIFSENYKILILDEITYAFHYGWLTPEEVSDVLFRKPTDLHIIITGRNCPTLLTDMADLVTLIESPKHPYKNGIPAQLGIDY, via the coding sequence ATGAGTTCTTCTCCCGATAAAAAAGGACTTATATTAGTATTCACCGGTCCTGGAAAAGGTAAAACTACTGCAGCCCTTGGAATTCTATTTAGAGCATTAGGAAGAGGAATGAAATGTGGAGTTGTCCAGTTTCTAAAGGGAAAATGGGAAACGGGAGAGAGAAAATTTGCGAAAACAATTGCAGATCTGGACTTCCATGTAATGGGACTCGGCTTCACTTGGGAAAGTGATGATCTGGACAGTGACAAGAAGGCCGCAAGGTCAGCTTGGGAAAAATCATGTGATATGATATTTTCTGAAAATTATAAAATACTAATATTAGATGAGATCACCTACGCATTCCATTACGGATGGCTTACTCCGGAGGAAGTTTCGGATGTTCTATTCAGAAAACCTACAGATCTACATATTATAATTACAGGAAGAAACTGTCCCACCCTTTTGACGGATATGGCCGACCTAGTTACTCTTATAGAATCTCCCAAACATCCTTATAAAAATGGGATCCCAGCTCAACTTGGGATCGATTATTAA
- a CDS encoding precorrin-8X methylmutase — MNDMRQMTSLGREIENNSFAIIDEEAGNHSHPPGDWEVVRRIIHATADFEYRDLTKIHQNAIHDGIQALKNGCPIICDVQMIIAGLNSERLNAYGCKTYSFISDPEVIQRAKENNSTRAIESMRKAASLGLLNGSVIAVGNAPTALLEIVRLVQEEGVRPSLVIGVPVGFVSAAESKEALLDLKFQSEYSIPYILTRGRKGGSTIAVSIIHALLLLSTEKKF; from the coding sequence ATGAACGATATGAGACAAATGACTTCCTTAGGAAGGGAGATCGAAAATAATTCTTTTGCGATCATAGACGAAGAAGCAGGAAATCATTCTCATCCCCCGGGCGATTGGGAAGTCGTCAGAAGGATCATTCATGCTACGGCTGATTTTGAATATAGGGATCTAACGAAGATCCATCAGAATGCAATACATGACGGGATCCAAGCGCTGAAGAATGGATGTCCTATTATTTGTGACGTGCAGATGATCATTGCCGGTCTGAATAGCGAACGTTTAAATGCATACGGCTGCAAAACTTATAGTTTTATCAGCGACCCGGAAGTTATCCAGAGAGCAAAAGAAAATAATTCTACAAGAGCGATAGAGTCCATGCGCAAGGCTGCGAGTTTAGGACTTTTGAATGGAAGTGTGATCGCAGTAGGAAATGCTCCTACTGCTCTTTTAGAGATAGTAAGACTTGTACAAGAAGAAGGAGTCCGTCCTTCCCTAGTGATCGGAGTTCCAGTCGGATTTGTTTCAGCTGCAGAATCTAAAGAAGCATTATTGGATCTCAAATTCCAATCAGAATATTCGATTCCTTATATTCTAACTCGAGGAAGAAAAGGAGGAAGCACGATTGCAGTTTCTATTATACATGCACTCTTACTTCTTTCAACGGAGAAAAAATTTTGA
- a CDS encoding cobalt-precorrin-5B (C(1))-methyltransferase, producing MATKELREGFTTGACSAAAAKAAVRVLILGQTIKEIETTLPNKRKVTFELKRCEISDDSAVCSIIKDAGDDPDCTHGAELTALVKLNQENKIVLKGGEGVAVVTKAGLGLEIGEPAINPVPRKNITEMILEELIGSAFSGAEVTISVPGGQEMAKKTMNERLGLIGGISILGTTGIVKPYSTAAYKASVIQAIQVAREYGEQSIILTTGGKSEKFAMDLLPSMNEIAFIQVGDFIGTGIKTSIKEDIHHVIIVGMIGKLSKMADGVMMTHRGGSSVNTKMLANIARSLEIPETVCTNIEAANTARHVLDICKESGHFYITTRICEIVSENCSKHGLGLRVSTYMVDFDGTLLGKFEAPEGWGIKGEAE from the coding sequence ATGGCGACCAAGGAACTAAGAGAAGGATTTACAACAGGAGCTTGTTCCGCGGCTGCAGCTAAAGCAGCAGTCAGAGTTCTGATCTTAGGCCAAACCATTAAAGAAATTGAAACTACCCTTCCGAATAAAAGAAAAGTCACTTTTGAACTGAAACGTTGTGAGATCTCCGATGATAGTGCGGTTTGCAGCATCATCAAAGACGCCGGTGATGATCCGGATTGCACCCACGGTGCAGAGTTAACCGCACTAGTAAAACTCAACCAAGAAAACAAGATCGTATTAAAAGGTGGCGAAGGAGTTGCAGTAGTTACAAAAGCAGGGCTCGGCTTAGAGATCGGAGAACCTGCTATCAATCCCGTTCCCAGGAAGAATATTACGGAAATGATATTAGAGGAATTGATCGGTTCCGCATTTTCAGGAGCAGAAGTTACGATCAGCGTTCCCGGCGGTCAAGAAATGGCCAAAAAAACGATGAATGAACGCCTGGGTTTGATCGGAGGGATCTCAATCTTAGGCACGACTGGGATAGTAAAACCATATTCCACAGCAGCATATAAGGCAAGTGTAATACAGGCAATACAGGTAGCGAGAGAATATGGAGAACAAAGTATCATTTTAACAACAGGCGGAAAGTCTGAAAAGTTCGCTATGGACCTTCTCCCGAGTATGAATGAGATCGCATTCATACAAGTTGGAGACTTTATAGGGACCGGGATCAAGACCTCTATTAAAGAAGACATTCACCATGTGATCATAGTCGGCATGATCGGAAAACTCTCCAAGATGGCGGATGGAGTCATGATGACCCATAGAGGAGGTTCCTCCGTAAACACGAAGATGCTTGCAAATATCGCAAGATCTCTGGAGATCCCGGAAACAGTTTGCACAAATATTGAAGCAGCAAATACAGCAAGGCATGTATTAGATATTTGTAAAGAATCCGGACATTTTTATATCACCACCAGGATCTGCGAGATCGTTTCCGAAAATTGTTCCAAACATGGATTAGGCCTAAGAGTCTCCACTTATATGGTGGATTTTGACGGTACTCTATTAGGAAAGTTTGAAGCTCCCGAAGGCTGGGGAATTAAAGGAGAAGCGGAATAA